Genomic window (Saccharomyces eubayanus strain FM1318 chromosome XVI, whole genome shotgun sequence):
TAGAAAGTCTACAGGAAAAACCAAGATACGCAAAGGCCagacagaagaagaatacgaGCAGCAGTTGCAACACTATTTCCAAGTTGAAAAGGGCCCTGTACGGACAGATATTGGCTGGATGGACAAAGTGGATCCTCTGACCCAGATACGAAATGGCGAGTATGACGTCTCCAATAAGCACCAGCGACAAGTACTCAGTGGATTCTGCCACCGTTTCTACTACCAACGCAAGTATGAGCAATGTCTGGACCTCAGCAGCTACTTGTTGGGGCTCTTCGAACCCTTCAACgtgaagaacaaaatgaaGCGTGAGTTAGAAGAGTTGAAATATATGATCGAGCAGTGTCGTAAGCAGGTGTTATAAGCCGAATAAGGActcgaatttgaaaaaagagataTTTCTTTCCCGGATATGGCGGATAtgatttatatatatataatgtAAACTAGAATAGAAATAGTAATACGTAACTGTACCAAGCTGGTGTGAATGCAGCTACTACGAGGTATAAAAGTGATTTGAAAGTACAAAATGATAAGAAGTCACGGATGGTCAATGCTTAGCAAATTTTATCCAGCTCGGAATTTCACAAGATGTTCCAAGATAGATATGACTTTTGAGGGAAACACTCAGGACATTTCCGCTTCTGCTGAAGAAAGGATGTCCACTGTCTTTGGAGGTCGTCTGAAAGGCGAGCCACCAAGATCTACAAGCAGGGTGCTTACGGGtggaatgaagaaaatagcTGGTGTCCCTGTACCTGCAAAACCGCAGGAACCTGATAACTGTTGCATGTCAGGGTGTGTTAATTGTGTGTGGGAGATATATAGTGAGGATTTAAGGGACTGGAAACACAGGAGAAAAGAAGCTGCGCAAAAGATTCAGGGAACAAAGGAGAAGTGGCCTAAAGATTGGAATCCACCTTTAGGCTTGTTAAGCATAAAAAACGTTCCAACCGAActacagaaaaagaaattggaacTCGATGATATGAAAGCAGATCAACCTCCTGATTTATCGGCTATCAGAGATATGTTCCCCAAGAGGAAAGGGCCTCTGCCTAAGAGTGTCTTAGCagccaagaaaaaaaacaatgctCTAAGATACAAGCACGAGCAAGAGGAACGGGACAACCAACAAACAGCCCAGCTAGAAGCAGACGAAGGTTGGGAGGATATTCCTGTTTACGTTAAAGCATTTGCTGAATTTGagtcaaagaagagattacaaaaaattcatcaacaggaagaacaaaaaaagaaaaccgcTTTGGTTTGAATCAAGAACCAAACGATATTGTTCAGAAAACATGTTTGTAACCTTTCTTCTATTCAGGCTCTTGCCTTTGAAGCATACGTATATTCATATTCAAAAGTATAAGATGTTGATGCTTATTTTAAACCTACATACATCCGTatacatacacatatattcatgaaatttttcagttatattatattatatttttttattaactATACAGAAAcgatattaaaaaaatgtatcaAAAGTGAGTGAAACAAATGGAAAGAGcagaaaaattctttttcctttttttttttactgaaTCAGCTTTAATCCATGTCGACATCACCTTCGGTATCCTTCTTGTCATCCTTCTTGTCAGCTTCAGCCTTTCTTTGAGCAGCCAATTTTTCAGCCAAAGCAGCCATTTGAGAGGATTCTTGTTTGGATCTTAAAGcttgcttcttttcttcttccttagCCAAGTATCTACCTCTGATAACGTTACCTAGAGAAGCTAATTCTTCGTATTTAGCAATGTATTTGGCCTTGATGGAATCRAAACCATCGTCGTATAACCATTCTTCAGCCTTGTTTAACATATCCTTCAATTTGGTCTTTTCAGCATCAGAGGCAAAGGTAGAGTATTCTTCATCCAACTTACCACGCAAGGTGTAAATGTATTCTTCAAGAGTGTTCTTACGGTCTTCAGTTTCAGCGACTAATTTATCTTGGGCGATCAtttcgttttccttttcaattaATTCATTCAACTTTTTAGCTTCCAAACCAAAAGTGTGTTCGATAATAGTCAAATCGTCCTTCTTCACGGTCTTAATAACCTTCTTAAATTCTGGTTCGGCATCTTCTGGAGCATCTTCTGCTAATGGAACAGCCTCTTCAACCTCAATATCTTCGATTGAGTAGGCTTCTTCAATAGTGTGTAAGCCAGATGGGTCACATCTCAACTTTAACTTGACTGGAACGGAGTCTTGGCCTTCTGGTAGTTGGACACCAGTGATTTCCCAGTTAGCAATGTATTCTGGAGTGTCAGTTGGTAATTGTGTGATGTCGGTGTAGTTGGCAGCCATTGAGAAGTCACCAGTACGGTTTAAAGTAATCAACTTAGTAGATGGGAAAGTTGAGCCGGCTGGGAAGACTTCCATGTgatcttcgtcttcaacTTGTTTGTCCCAAGAGTAAGAAACAGAGTAAGGATGGATGTCCTCGAACTTGAATGGTCTAACTCTTAGAGTTGGAGAGTGAATGGCACAAATGAAAGCAGCACCCTTAGCAATAGCTTCATCTTGGTTCAAAGTGGTAGACAAAGGCTTTCCGAAGGCTTCAGAAATGGATTGCTTCAAAGTTGGGATACGGGTGGTACCACCAAtgatttcaacaaaatcaacatcTTCAGCAGTCAAGTTGGCTTGAGCTAAAGCTCTGGTAACTGGTTCAGTAACACGTTCCAACAATGGCTTGACTAATTCTTCCAATGATTCACGAGTTAATTGGGATGATACATCAACATCGTTCATAACGGATTCAACAGAGAATGGAGCAGTAGTGTTAGCAGACAAaaccttcttcaatttttcagcgGCAGTCAAAATTCTGTTGTAAGCCTTTGGATTTTCTCTGATGTCGATCTTGTACTTGGACTTGAACTCATCAGCAAAATGTTCAGTGATAGCCAAATCGAAGTCTCTACCACCAAAATGTTTGTCACAAGCAGTACCTAAGACCTTTAATTGACCCTTCTTGAAAGCCATGATGGAACATGTGTAGGAAGAGTGGCCGATGTcaacaaaagcaacaattcttggtttttcttcaccttctGGCAAGTCGTTCTTGAAGATACCGTAAGAAACACCAGCAGCGGTAACATCATTGACGATTCTAACTGGGTTCAAGCCGGCAATCCTAGCGGCATCACCGACGTTATAACGTTGTTCTTCTGTGTACCAAGCTGGAACGGCAATACAAACATCAGTGATGTTagcttttgtttcttgctTGGCGGTGTCCTTGACTTTATCGATGAACATGGCAGTTAGTTGAGTGGCAGAGAAAACGTGCTTTTCACCAGCAAATCTAACTTCAGCACCAACCTTCTTGTCATCCAATTCAACTAACTTGGAAGTAAAGTGCTTGGATTCTTGTTTCAAATCTGGGTGACCGTAGTTTAAACCAAGAATTCTCTTTAGGTTGGCAACGGTGTTCTTGATGTTGGAAGTTTGCTTGTTCTTACCAGTTTCACCCAAATATCTGTTCTTTGGACCGAAACCAACAACAGAAGGGGTGGAACGGTTAGAGACTTCATTAACAACAATGTCAATACCTCTGTTTCTAGCAACAGCCAAGACAGAGTTATTGTTACCTAAATCTAAACCAAATGGAGTACtcatctttgaaagaaaatgttatGTATCAATGTACTTTTTGCTTGTAGCTAtcaaaaaggaatcaagAATTAGAAAGACTACAAGGTAAAATTCAAGACACAAAAGAGTATAAAATAAACTATATCTTTTATCACAAAGGTTATCCCAACAAGAAGTAGTACTCTTCGAAAACGGAACCTTCTAGAACCATCTTcgttaaattttttttcatcgccttcgaaaaaaaaaaaagaaaaaacgaaaaagaaatacacGTAATAAGTGACTAGGAGCTCAACGGACTGACAATGAATAAGTTGTCCACATATCATCCCATAAGAGACTATCGATATCGACAATCAGGTGTGTCTGATTGCTCTCTTCAAACCTGTTCCGAGTGTCTACTTTTCCTCGGTTGACTAGTGGAACGAGTCCCGACAGCAGTGCGTAGATTTAAATCTACTCACTCGACATAAAATCCTTCAGAGACTTAAATATGTAGACGTAGCATTTCCAGTAATAATTAGGATGTTTAGTTCCAATTAATTACACAAATAGGAGGCGGATTAAACTAATCTATACAATGAACAATGAAATATACACATACAGCCATCAAATGCTGTGGAACCAATGAGTTACATGTGGTTTAGAAGCGtcttcctttcttcttACCAACGACTTGGAATTCCCAATCTTCAGAACTACCTTCGGGCATAGTTAATACTTCGCTCCAGCTTAATGGATCGCTGATTTGTTCTTCGCATTCTAAGCGCTTTTTGGTAAAATCAGTAGCAAATCTTCTACCATCCATGGTTGAACTATAAGAATATATGGTGTCAGCAATGATTTCTTTAGACTCAGGACCTGGTGGCAAGCTCAGCAACATTTCTAAAACATTGTCGGGTTGAACGCCTGAGTTTAACTTCAATTGAGACCGACAccacttcaaaaattcttgacGCTTAGAAACCGAAGCATTACCGGGATAGGCAGGAGCTCGTGATACTTTAGCTTGACGGGCTTTCAGGTTAGGGATACTAGTAGATGAGCCGATTTGCTTACCCTTCCCGTTTGCCTTAGTTTTTATTGTACTGGCTGTTCCTCCTACAGAACGTAGTTTATCAGGACTAATGTATGACCTTGGTTGATTTACGGACACGGGGGCCGCTGAAGTTGTCGAAGTGGTAGTACTCTTAGAAGAAACCGTGGTCCACGCATTACTAGGATTTGACGAATTGGCCGCTGAAGATAATGGGGAAGGCGTCCTTGAAATGAAATCATCGAGCGAGGTAATGCGGTTGGAtttcttggatttcttttgaacttgTTCCCACAgctttttctgttcttcAATGAAAGTAGAGTTTGATTGGAAATCATCATCCTTactcattttcttcttgttaaCTGTTGGCAGACCCTTTGCACTTTTAGAGCCTTTCAacaattcttctttgatgTCAAGCTTGATTGGTTGCTGTTGTGGCTTTATACCCCAGGCAGAAGCGGTATGAGCTGTTGTTTGAGCCTGCGTTGAACCTAGtatttccttttgtaaTTTCAATGCTTCTTCGCGGTCTAATTGAGTACGACTAGgcttcttctctttctttaatgtgtttttcttcttcagatcTTCTAATGCAGAAGATATTTGATTAGAGACAGCATCGTCTGCTTGCTTGTTAGCCCAGGGTGCTAAATTGGTACCGGAAGAGGCGACAGGGCTTTCAGTGGGCGAGGAGGACTCTGTATCTTCACTCAAGATACTATTTAACAAttccttttgtttctctttttctaaCTTCCCgtcttccttcttcttttttttcaatttatcttcttccttcttttgcttttgctttagttttttctctttctttagATTGCGCtgttcttctcttctctttttttcttcttcttgtctttgttGTTCTTCCAGCAATTTTTGAGCCATCAATTCTGCTTTTGCAAAccttttttgttcttcagAAGATATTTGAGAAGTGTTTTCTAGCTCCCTGTTCTCTGGAGATATTTGTTCAACCTCTTGCACTTTTGACAGAATTGAATCTTGAAGAATGGTTTTCTCGTCAGCGTTTTGGGCTTCCTGAGGTAATTCGTTTTCATCGCTAGCAGTTTCCACTTTGTACTCCTCTGCGCTCGCTTTAGTTGGAGCACTTTTTGGTTCATTAGAACGGGCTCTTTTTTCAACGCCAGCAGTAGGTGCAGACTTCTTAATACTCTCAGGAATGTGGTCTACTTTCGTGACATGACGGCCGTTTACAGGAACCCAAACTTGAGTTTCACGATAGTAGCTTCCGTCTTCAAACTTGAGATTTAATATCTCTTCGTAAGTAAAGTCATCACTATGCACATCAGCAGTAGGCTttaacttttttgtttcaaccttttggttttctgGCGCAATTGGTGTGACAGATGGAACACCACTTAATGCCGTAATTgcaataaaatcaaaagtgGTAAATGGGTCCTGATAGTTGTTAACCAAGGTAGTTAATTTACCCAGTGTGATGAACTGATCACTCACACCAAATGGCTCGATAGATGTTGCTAATCTACAAATCTGCAAGGTCGGGGTGAAATACCCTGCTTGATACCATTGTGACATATTGTTGCTACTAAAGGGGCCTTGAATGTTACCGTTCGAGTCAACGTATTTCCACTGCGATTCTATACCAGGCGGTGGAAGTTGGTTGCCAGCGTTAGAGGCAAGTCCTGctgaattgaaaagataaGAACCCATATTCGGCAATGCGTTCGGCTGATTGTTGTTAAGAGAAGCACTGCTAGTGCTCACATGCAAATTAGACGCCACGTTGAACGCACCGCTGTTGTCTTGATTAACAGGTATCTGTGGGCCAGATCCAGCAATTTCAGCACCATATGCATTCATTGGAACAGCACCGGCACCATTAACAGCATTAACGCTTGCTGGTACAAATGGAGAGGACCCTCTTTGGATGCCAATGGAATCCAAAAGAGAGGAGGTCCTTTGTAGAGGAGCTGTATTGTTCATCATTGGAGTGTTGCTATTTGATAGTGTAGTTGTATCTGAGTTTGCGTCTGCAAGCTTGATACTCTGGAGATCAAATACTAGAGAGTTCAGAGGATTCATCAATTATTTCCACTATCAATTCAGGTAAGCCGTGGTTGAAAGCACTGTCTCGAAAATGTCATTGAAACGTCCATGGCAAGCAAAatgtttcgttttctttttcttgcttccAAAGTTTGTTTAATGAAATTTCCAGAAGCTCACTGCCGTGTCAAAGGACAATAATAAGTAAAAACGGGAGTAGGAAGCAATTGATGCTGCTAAGAACTTCAATTCCTTATTATCTAaccttttttctcattgaGAATCAAATCGGTGTATGTATCCTTGAAAGCTTTTGATATTATCAACTTTGACCATGTTGGTCCGTTCCAAGGTTTGTTTATATACGGTCATTAGGCAATTGACTAGCTTCCCAGAAGCTAGTGtgattaaaaaaaagtttctaTTCGAAAGAAATACTTCGACTGTAGATCAGTTGAAAGAAGTATCCAATGGCCAAAAGGTGGTTCTCAATGGATGGATAGAGCAAAAACCTAAAAGAATTGGCAAgaatttgatatttggACTTTTAAGGGACTGTAACGGCGATACAATTCAATTGGTCGATAACAAGTCGTTACTGAAAGGATTTACTTTAGAGGATGTAATTCAGGCCAAGGGTGTACTTTCTTTAAAGAGAAAGCTATCAAATGAGGAAGCGAATAAGTACGAAGTACAGCTGGAAGACGTAGTGGTATTAAACGCTTCGAATAAGAAACCTGCTCAACTGCAGGATTTCAAATTGTCTGCTAGTTATCCACCGGAACTCCGCTACCTACAACTGAGAAGTCCCAAGTTTCAGAACTTTTTAAAGAAGAGGTCCTCTATCTCGAAGGAAGTTagaaattctttcaataatttgaaCTTTACGGAAATAGAGACCCCAACTTTATTCAAAGCTACCCCAGAGGGCGCAAGGGAGTTTCTAGTACCAACAAGGACCAAGAGATCTGATGGGAAACCCTCGTTTTATGCTCTCGACCAAAGTCCTCAACAATACAAGCAACTTTTGATCGCCGGCGGCATCAAtaaatattatcaaatgGCTAGGTGTTTTAGAGATGAAGATTTGAGAGCTGATAGGCAACCCGAGTTTACACAAGTTGACATGGAAATGGCATTTGCTAATTCTGAAGATGTTATGGAAGTCATCGAGAAGGTCGTTCCTGATGTGTGGTGTAAATTCTCTGACAAGGGAGGATTATTAACTTTAAACAACAATTGTTCATTAGTGCCTGCGAAAAAAGACGACAACACAGTATCTATCTTTCGCATGTCTTATGAGCAAGCGATGTCTGAATACGGTATCGATAAACCGGACTTAAGGGCACCAGACTTGAAAATTGTTAACTTGAGTGAGTTCAACGCGTTTAGTCATTTGAACAAAATGTTCCCCGTTTTTGAAGTGATGATCTTAAGAAATGCTTTTTCGAATATGGAGGAATACGACAATCATTGGTCATTCCTAaccaatgaaaacaattatAACTATAGAATTCCAATTGTGCTTCCAATCGAAAATGACGAACAAGCTCAATCAAACTGGTTCGAGAACTTTCTTGGAATTGCGACTTTCGAAAATCCTCATTTAATAACcaagtttttaaaattaCGTAAAGGTGACATAATCTGCGGCTGTACCAGAGAACCAAACCATTCTATCTTTGAGAATCCCACTCCTTTGGGAAGGTTGAGACAGTTGGTGTTGCAAAacgaaaaaggaaaaaaccTCTATTATAGCACCGATAAAGATGTTGCTTCTTGGATTGTTGATTTCCCATTGTTTTCGCCGGTTACCATCGAAGAGAAGCCTGttaaaatggaaaagtttGCTTATCCGGAATACGAGAAGGATAAGCTATGCTCTACGCACCATCCTTTCACTATGGTAAAGCTCAATgattatgaaaaattagagAAGACCCCAGAGAAGTGTTTGGGTCAACATTATGATTTTGTAGTAAATGGCGTAGAATTGGGCGGTGGCTCTACAAGAGTTCATGATCCGAGATTACAAAACTATATTTTTGAGAGCGTTCTCAAAATTGACAATGCACAGGAACTATTTGGTCACCTATTGGATGCTTTTGATATGGGAACACCACCTCATGCTGGTTTCGCAATTGGCTTTGATAGAATGTGCGCCATGATCTGTGGTACTGAAAGTATAAGGGATGTAATTGCTTTTCCCAAAAGTATCACAGGAGCTGATTTGGTGGTTAAGAGTCCAAGTGTGATACCCGAAAGCGTTTTAGAGGCTTACAATATCAGATATGGCAATTCGGAAAAGTGAGGATAGGCCAAGGTTACAGTGGCTATaggaaaaataagaaatcCGCACTGTGGCTGTACTTAGGTGGGTTCTTTATGTAAATATTATACTTGTATATCTACTTTATGCATATGATAGGGAAAATGGAGGGGGCGGGGAAGGGAATGACTGTTATATTCTTTGCCTGgtcttttatttttcgtGATTGAGGTAACAATACCTATTCTGTTTCTGTTGTATATTATGTAAAAATCACAAAATCATAAAGTCATAAAAtctataaaaaatgaacatTTTACATTTCAAGTGTCCTGTAGCTTACTGCTATTTACATGAATTTTATAATGATAAGAATAGCGTTGGACTAATCGAAACGTTCTGTCTTGCCCAATTCGGGACAATAACAGTGGTCTTTAATACCGCTCCACTCAGCCAGCATTTCtagtttttcctttggttCCAAGAAATATTCTCCACTTAGTACAAAAGTGCCCCAATGGACTCCCAGGACGTTTTGAGCTTCTAAATCCTTCATGATCTTAAGAACTTCTTGAGGGTTAATGTGTCGAGGCCTTTGATGCCATTCAGGGCAATACTGCCCACATGGAAGCAGTGCTAATTTACAACCTTTGCCAAAACGCTCTTTGATTCTTACATACAAGTCCTTCACATAACCAGTGTCACCAGCATGGAAAAGTATAGGAGTGCCATTATGGGTCAATAAGAAGGAGCACCACAGCGATTTATTTGTATCTAGGAGTGATCTTCCAGACCAATGCATAGCTGGCGTAGCTGATATGTGGTATATTtcgttatttttcttaatttGCAAAGTTTCCCACCATGATAACTCCAGGACATTATCACAGCCATTACTTGTCATGTATGATTTCATCCCTTTGGGTACCACCCATAAAGGAGAATCTTCACCACTCCAATATTCCAAACTTTCCGAGTCTATATGATCAGGATGATTATGGGAGACGAGGATGATATCTGGTTTTGGCACTTCGGT
Coding sequences:
- the DPC25 gene encoding Dpc25p; translation: MIRSHGWSMLSKFYPARNFTRCSKIDMTFEGNTQDISASAEERMSTVFGGRLKGEPPRSTSRVLTGGMKKIAGVPVPAKPQEPDNCCMSGCVNCVWEIYSEDLRDWKHRRKEAAQKIQGTKEKWPKDWNPPLGLLSIKNVPTELQKKKLELDDMKADQPPDLSAIRDMFPKRKGPLPKSVLAAKKKNNALRYKHEQEERDNQQTAQLEADEGWEDIPVYVKAFAEFESKKRLQKIHQQEEQKKKTALV
- the SSE1 gene encoding adenyl-nucleotide exchange factor SSE1, with protein sequence MSTPFGLDLGNNNSVLAVARNRGIDIVVNEVSNRSTPSVVGFGPKNRYLGETGKNKQTSNIKNTVANLKRILGLNYGHPDLKQESKHFTSKLVELDDKKVGAEVRFAGEKHVFSATQLTAMFIDKVKDTAKQETKANITDVCIAVPAWYTEEQRYNVGDAARIAGLNPVRIVNDVTAAGVSYGIFKNDLPEGEEKPRIVAFVDIGHSSYTCSIMAFKKGQLKVLGTACDKHFGGRDFDLAITEHFADEFKSKYKIDIRENPKAYNRILTAAEKLKKVLSANTTAPFSVESVMNDVDVSSQLTRESLEELVKPLLERVTEPVTRALAQANLTAEDVDFVEIIGGTTRIPTLKQSISEAFGKPLSTTLNQDEAIAKGAAFICAIHSPTLRVRPFKFEDIHPYSVSYSWDKQVEDEDHMEVFPAGSTFPSTKLITLNRTGDFSMAANYTDITQLPTDTPEYIANWEITGVQLPEGQDSVPVKLKLRCDPSGLHTIEEAYSIEDIEVEEAVPLAEDAPEDAEPEFKKVIKTVKKDDLTIIEHTFGLEAKKLNELIEKENEMIAQDKLVAETEDRKNTLEEYIYTLRGKLDEEYSTFASDAEKTKLKDMLNKAEEWLYDDGFDSIKAKYIAKYEELASLGNVIRGRYLAKEEEKKQALRSKQESSQMAALAEKLAAQRKAEADKKDDKKDTEGDVDMD
- the SYH1 gene encoding Syh1p, producing the protein MNPLNSLVFDLQSIKLADANSDTTTLSNSNTPMMNNTAPLQRTSSLLDSIGIQRGSSPFVPASVNAVNGAGAVPMNAYGAEIAGSGPQIPVNQDNSGAFNVASNLHVSTSSASLNNNQPNALPNMGSYLFNSAGLASNAGNQLPPPGIESQWKYVDSNGNIQGPFSSNNMSQWYQAGYFTPTLQICRLATSIEPFGVSDQFITLGKLTTLVNNYQDPFTTFDFIAITALSGVPSVTPIAPENQKVETKKLKPTADVHSDDFTYEEILNLKFEDGSYYRETQVWVPVNGRHVTKVDHIPESIKKSAPTAGVEKRARSNEPKSAPTKASAEEYKVETASDENELPQEAQNADEKTILQDSILSKVQEVEQISPENRELENTSQISSEEQKRFAKAELMAQKLLEEQQRQEEEKKRREEQRNLKKEKKLKQKQKKEEDKLKKKKKEDGKLEKEKQKELLNSILSEDTESSSPTESPVASSGTNLAPWANKQADDAVSNQISSALEDLKKKNTLKKEKKPSRTQLDREEALKLQKEILGSTQAQTTAHTASAWGIKPQQQPIKLDIKEELLKGSKSAKGLPTVNKKKMSKDDDFQSNSTFIEEQKKLWEQVQKKSKKSNRITSLDDFISRTPSPLSSAANSSNPSNAWTTVSSKSTTTSTTSAAPVSVNQPRSYISPDKLRSVGGTASTIKTKANGKGKQIGSSTSIPNLKARQAKVSRAPAYPGNASVSKRQEFLKWCRSQLKLNSGVQPDNVLEMLLSLPPGPESKEIIADTIYSYSSTMDGRRFATDFTKKRLECEEQISDPLSWSEVLTMPEGSSEDWEFQVVGKKKGRRF
- the MSD1 gene encoding aspartate--tRNA ligase MSD1, which translates into the protein MLVRSKVCLYTVIRQLTSFPEASVIKKKFLFERNTSTVDQLKEVSNGQKVVLNGWIEQKPKRIGKNLIFGLLRDCNGDTIQLVDNKSLLKGFTLEDVIQAKGVLSLKRKLSNEEANKYEVQLEDVVVLNASNKKPAQLQDFKLSASYPPELRYLQLRSPKFQNFLKKRSSISKEVRNSFNNLNFTEIETPTLFKATPEGAREFLVPTRTKRSDGKPSFYALDQSPQQYKQLLIAGGINKYYQMARCFRDEDLRADRQPEFTQVDMEMAFANSEDVMEVIEKVVPDVWCKFSDKGGLLTLNNNCSLVPAKKDDNTVSIFRMSYEQAMSEYGIDKPDLRAPDLKIVNLSEFNAFSHLNKMFPVFEVMILRNAFSNMEEYDNHWSFLTNENNYNYRIPIVLPIENDEQAQSNWFENFLGIATFENPHLITKFLKLRKGDIICGCTREPNHSIFENPTPLGRLRQLVLQNEKGKNLYYSTDKDVASWIVDFPLFSPVTIEEKPVKMEKFAYPEYEKDKLCSTHHPFTMVKLNDYEKLEKTPEKCLGQHYDFVVNGVELGGGSTRVHDPRLQNYIFESVLKIDNAQELFGHLLDAFDMGTPPHAGFAIGFDRMCAMICGTESIRDVIAFPKSITGADLVVKSPSVIPESVLEAYNIRYGNSEK